From the genome of Flavobacterium ovatum, one region includes:
- a CDS encoding GMP synthase, translated as MNNKKSIRMAILDMYDGQPNQGMRCIIEIVNRFSPLVRFDIFDVRSKCELPEIEKYDIYISTGGPGNPLEGDGNWEIKYYKFIDELTKWNQESSVKKHMLFICHSFQMACKHFGLAEITKRKGTSFGVMTIHKTPEGKIDPLFEGLDDPFYAIDSRDYQVVQPKLTIFKKKGAKILSLEKIRDYVQYERAIMAVRFTDYFVGTQFHPEADPISFVAHLRDKEAKDKIRKMKGKRKFRNMLEDLLDDDKIYKTNETLIPNFLRIAVNDLMKTKKIMSN; from the coding sequence ATGAATAATAAGAAATCAATCAGGATGGCCATTTTAGATATGTATGATGGCCAACCCAATCAAGGAATGCGATGCATTATTGAAATAGTTAATCGATTTTCACCTTTGGTTAGGTTTGACATTTTTGATGTACGTTCTAAATGTGAATTGCCCGAAATTGAAAAATATGACATTTACATCTCTACTGGGGGCCCTGGAAACCCATTAGAAGGAGATGGAAATTGGGAAATTAAATATTATAAATTTATTGATGAACTCACGAAATGGAATCAAGAGAGTTCAGTAAAAAAACATATGCTATTTATATGCCATTCGTTTCAGATGGCTTGTAAACATTTTGGTTTGGCTGAAATCACCAAAAGAAAAGGCACTTCTTTTGGCGTAATGACTATCCATAAAACTCCCGAAGGTAAAATAGATCCTTTATTTGAAGGCCTAGACGACCCTTTTTATGCGATTGACTCCAGAGATTATCAAGTAGTACAACCCAAGCTAACTATTTTTAAAAAGAAAGGTGCCAAAATACTTTCCTTAGAAAAAATAAGAGACTATGTTCAATATGAAAGAGCCATAATGGCGGTTCGATTCACCGATTATTTCGTTGGAACACAATTTCACCCTGAAGCAGATCCTATTAGTTTTGTTGCTCATTTAAGAGATAAGGAAGCCAAAGATAAAATCCGAAAAATGAAAGGGAAAAGAAAATTTAGAAACATGTTAGAGGACTTATTAGACGATGATAAAATTTATAAAACTAACGAAACATTGATTCCAAATTTTCTTCGAATTGCAGTAAATGATTTGATGAAAACTAAAAAAATTATGTCCAATTAA
- a CDS encoding carboxylate-amine ligase, with amino-acid sequence MKKLPVFTLGVEEEYQIIDPETRDLRSHLSKIVDGAKTLLKEQVKAEMHQSVVEVGTNICNNVQEAESEIKFLRSKIVELAANQELIVGGAGTHPFAKWQDQLITDDPRYHNIVNELQDAARSNLIFGMHCHVGIENREIGLQLMNQACYFLPHIFALSTNSPFWEGRQTGYKSYRTKVFDKFPRTGLPEYFECLAAYDNFLDTLVKTKCIDNPKKIWWDLRLHPFYDTIEFRICDMSLTVEETMCIVSVIQAVVAKLYRMNQGNMSFNIYRLALIKENKFRAARYGIEGHMIDFGLQKEVETRILIHELLDFIDDVVDELGSREHINYVHEILKNGTGAAQQLAVYEETKDLKKVVDFITNQFTKGL; translated from the coding sequence ATGAAAAAATTACCAGTTTTCACACTTGGTGTTGAAGAGGAATATCAAATTATTGATCCTGAAACTAGAGATCTACGTTCGCATTTGTCCAAAATTGTGGATGGAGCAAAAACCTTACTAAAAGAACAAGTAAAGGCGGAAATGCACCAATCTGTTGTCGAAGTAGGAACTAATATTTGCAATAACGTACAAGAAGCTGAAAGTGAAATTAAATTTTTACGCTCTAAAATAGTGGAATTGGCTGCCAATCAAGAATTAATTGTAGGTGGAGCTGGCACACATCCTTTTGCCAAATGGCAAGACCAACTCATTACAGACGACCCTAGATATCACAATATTGTCAATGAATTACAAGATGCAGCACGATCCAATTTGATATTTGGAATGCACTGTCATGTGGGTATTGAAAATAGAGAAATAGGGCTACAATTAATGAATCAAGCTTGTTATTTTTTACCTCATATCTTTGCGCTCTCCACTAATTCCCCTTTTTGGGAAGGAAGACAAACAGGTTATAAATCATACAGAACCAAAGTATTTGATAAATTCCCAAGAACGGGATTGCCTGAATATTTTGAATGTTTAGCTGCTTATGATAATTTTCTGGATACTTTAGTTAAAACCAAATGTATCGACAATCCTAAAAAAATCTGGTGGGACTTACGTTTACACCCATTTTATGACACCATTGAGTTTCGTATTTGTGACATGAGTTTAACAGTAGAAGAAACCATGTGTATTGTATCTGTAATTCAAGCTGTTGTAGCCAAATTATACCGAATGAATCAAGGTAATATGAGTTTCAATATTTATAGACTGGCACTTATAAAAGAAAATAAATTTAGAGCAGCACGCTACGGAATCGAAGGGCATATGATTGATTTTGGACTTCAAAAAGAAGTTGAAACTAGAATTTTAATACATGAATTACTTGACTTTATTGATGATGTAGTTGACGAATTAGGTAGTCGAGAACATATCAATTATGTCCATGAAATTTTAAAAAACGGTACAGGTGCAGCGCAGCAATTAGCTGTTTACGAAGAAACTAAAGACTTAAAGAAAGTTGTTGATTTTATCACCAATCAGTTCACAAAAGGTCTCTAA
- a CDS encoding esterase: MKEAYFKWYSPNLSREIEMLVFGHSGQPVILFPTSMGSFHENKDMGLIESARWYIEQGLIQIYCPDSIDKDSFYNTSIYPIHRITNHILYHKMICHEIVEKVKNNTVSGKVVVAGCSFGGYHAANFAFKHPGYVSHLFSMSGAFNIKSFMDGFYNDDVYYNNPEDYLHGIEDNELWNMDVALGTSNWDICYDANLKLSKILNNKNISHWLDIRQDREHDWPVWKEMFPHYLSRIRFQY; the protein is encoded by the coding sequence ATGAAAGAAGCATATTTCAAATGGTATTCACCTAACTTAAGTCGAGAGATTGAAATGTTGGTTTTTGGCCATTCTGGACAACCCGTTATATTGTTTCCAACCTCAATGGGTAGTTTTCATGAAAATAAAGATATGGGATTGATTGAATCTGCCCGATGGTATATTGAGCAAGGACTGATTCAAATATATTGCCCTGATAGTATTGACAAAGACAGTTTTTATAATACCAGTATTTATCCGATTCATCGCATCACTAATCATATTTTGTATCATAAAATGATTTGTCATGAAATTGTTGAAAAAGTAAAAAACAACACTGTTTCTGGTAAAGTTGTAGTTGCTGGATGTAGTTTTGGTGGTTATCACGCAGCCAATTTTGCCTTCAAACATCCAGGATATGTTAGCCATCTTTTTTCTATGAGCGGAGCTTTTAATATCAAAAGCTTTATGGATGGCTTTTATAATGATGATGTATATTACAACAATCCTGAAGATTATTTACACGGAATTGAAGACAATGAATTATGGAATATGGACGTAGCCTTAGGAACATCTAACTGGGATATTTGTTACGACGCTAATCTCAAACTAAGTAAAATTTTAAATAATAAAAATATATCACATTGGTTAGACATTCGACAAGACCGTGAACATGACTGGCCTGTCTGGAAGGAGATGTTTCCTCATTATTTATCCCGAATCCGATTTCAATATTAA
- a CDS encoding glyoxalase has protein sequence MNQRDLFLKEFRGESIGTISTESSSDEIFQNQVLRPVLKLQNDLFVASFHNYISKNKIDFYSQSIEKKLFTIENAIQKDIKFRNALKGMVIALFTVEEYVTYIKNSSSLNKRMMNLLIERLKSQVQLFENSSV, from the coding sequence ATGAACCAAAGAGATCTATTTTTAAAAGAGTTTAGAGGGGAATCAATTGGAACAATCAGCACAGAATCTTCCTCAGATGAAATTTTTCAAAATCAAGTGCTACGCCCCGTTTTAAAATTACAAAATGATTTATTTGTGGCATCTTTTCATAATTACATTTCTAAGAATAAAATTGATTTTTATTCGCAATCAATAGAAAAAAAATTATTTACTATTGAAAATGCGATTCAAAAAGACATTAAATTCAGGAATGCACTAAAAGGAATGGTGATTGCATTGTTTACTGTTGAGGAATACGTTACCTATATTAAAAATTCATCAAGCCTAAACAAGCGAATGATGAATTTACTCATTGAACGATTGAAAAGTCAAGTACAACTATTTGAAAATTCTTCCGTTTGA
- a CDS encoding hotdog domain-containing protein, producing MRFHTRKWVKPQDLNPNGTLFGGQLLAWIDEELALYSIIQLENSRVVTKSMSEINFRSSAKQGDVIEIGIAVVKFGHTSLTLKCEVRNMMTRETIITIDATTMVNLGTDGKPKAHGKTKIEFVKDRLE from the coding sequence ATGAGATTTCATACAAGAAAGTGGGTAAAGCCCCAAGACTTAAATCCAAACGGAACATTATTTGGAGGACAATTATTAGCATGGATAGATGAAGAGTTGGCATTATATTCTATTATTCAATTAGAAAATTCGAGAGTAGTTACCAAATCAATGTCAGAAATTAATTTTCGGAGTTCTGCTAAGCAGGGAGATGTTATAGAGATTGGTATTGCAGTGGTGAAATTTGGACACACATCACTCACCTTGAAATGCGAGGTACGTAATATGATGACTCGTGAAACCATTATTACCATTGATGCTACAACTATGGTTAATTTAGGGACTGACGGGAAACCAAAAGCACATGGGAAAACAAAAATTGAGTTTGTTAAAGATCGATTGGAATAA
- a CDS encoding DUF3817 domain-containing protein, producing the protein MFKIFKITAILEGISYLVLFSNMLFIKPTHKELYHTLLYPIGMSHGILFIGYIGLAILLKNAQNWDWKTFGIILAASLIPFGTFYIDKKYLATA; encoded by the coding sequence ATGTTCAAAATTTTTAAAATTACAGCTATACTAGAAGGAATTTCATATTTGGTTTTATTTTCAAATATGCTTTTTATCAAACCTACTCATAAAGAATTGTACCACACTTTATTATATCCAATTGGAATGAGTCATGGTATTTTATTTATTGGATATATTGGTTTAGCTATTTTATTAAAAAATGCTCAAAACTGGGATTGGAAAACATTTGGTATCATTCTAGCCGCATCATTAATTCCTTTTGGAACGTTTTATATTGATAAAAAATATTTAGCAACTGCTTAA
- a CDS encoding DUF6155 family protein translates to MSKRDLKKYLSELNKVQLEEQILELYEKFPPVKVYYNFVFNPKEDSLLQESKLKISNEYFPVKSSGRKSKPKMRRSVAQKYIKQFILLGVDPFVIADLMLYNIEIAQTFSAENTIKQELFYKSILNSFEQVVQFVIANGIFTEFKGRIITIYNETLMQKWRNQAQFSAIIESFDY, encoded by the coding sequence ATGAGTAAGAGAGATTTAAAAAAATATTTGTCGGAATTGAATAAAGTACAACTCGAAGAACAAATTTTGGAGTTGTATGAAAAATTCCCTCCAGTTAAGGTGTACTATAATTTTGTATTCAATCCCAAAGAAGATTCCTTATTACAGGAAAGTAAGCTGAAGATTTCAAATGAATACTTTCCTGTAAAATCATCGGGAAGGAAGAGTAAACCAAAAATGCGCCGTTCAGTTGCTCAAAAATATATTAAGCAATTTATACTTTTGGGAGTAGATCCGTTTGTAATAGCAGATTTAATGCTCTATAATATTGAAATAGCACAAACATTTTCAGCAGAAAACACCATCAAGCAGGAGCTTTTTTATAAAAGCATCCTCAATTCATTTGAACAAGTGGTACAATTTGTCATTGCAAATGGCATTTTTACAGAATTTAAAGGAAGAATAATCACTATTTATAATGAAACTTTGATGCAAAAATGGAGAAATCAAGCGCAATTTAGTGCGATTATTGAGTCATTTGATTACTAA
- a CDS encoding DEAD/DEAH box helicase, with the protein MVENILEVEKEDRKELYAYQKGDIDAIFDRIDNGPKQHHLLYQLPTGGGKTVIFSEIVRRYISKHDKKVVVLTHRIELCKQTSKMLKGFGVKNKIINSKVKDLPDQNEFSCFVAMVETLKNRINDEKLHLDNIGLVIIDEAHYNSFRKLLSSFKNAFILGVTATPLSSNIKLPMHQSYDELIVGDTIASLIDQGFLAKAVTYSYDVGLTSLKVGINGDYTVKSSDDLYTNTLMQEKLLHAYTERSMGKKTLIFNNGINTSLYVYETFREAGYPIRHLDNTSSTEERKEILHWFKHAPDAILTSVGILTTGFDEPTVETIILNRATKSLTLYYQMIGRGSRKLPKKDEFSVIDLGNNAARFGLWSEPVNWQHIFKSPEFYLENLREDSEIELHFKYTMPPELRAKFSKTADVGFDVDEEHKLAIAQNSRSKVVLEKSLDQHAGMCVDNTEELRDARMLSKELAADIECRIKRYSKCLSQCSKNYREWLVEDYTLKLTLLIGKKYREKILREIEEEEEEENENED; encoded by the coding sequence ATGGTTGAAAACATTTTAGAAGTAGAAAAAGAAGATAGAAAAGAACTTTATGCATATCAGAAGGGCGATATCGATGCCATTTTTGATCGTATAGATAATGGACCTAAGCAACATCACTTACTTTATCAACTTCCAACAGGTGGTGGAAAGACGGTGATTTTTTCTGAAATTGTTCGTAGATACATTTCAAAACATGATAAGAAAGTTGTCGTGTTAACGCACAGAATCGAGTTGTGTAAGCAAACATCCAAAATGCTAAAGGGGTTTGGTGTGAAAAACAAAATAATCAATAGTAAGGTAAAAGATCTTCCTGACCAAAATGAATTTTCTTGTTTTGTTGCTATGGTTGAAACTTTGAAAAACCGTATTAACGATGAAAAACTACATTTAGATAATATAGGTTTAGTAATCATTGATGAAGCGCATTACAATTCCTTTAGAAAACTATTAAGTTCTTTTAAAAACGCCTTCATATTAGGAGTTACAGCAACACCGCTGAGTTCTAATATTAAGTTACCAATGCATCAAAGTTATGATGAATTGATTGTAGGGGATACTATTGCGTCCTTAATCGATCAAGGCTTTTTGGCAAAAGCAGTAACGTATAGTTATGATGTAGGATTAACCTCTTTGAAAGTTGGTATAAACGGAGATTATACCGTTAAATCATCGGATGATTTATATACCAATACTCTCATGCAAGAGAAATTACTGCATGCTTATACTGAAAGGTCTATGGGGAAAAAGACTTTGATTTTTAATAACGGAATTAACACGTCACTATATGTTTACGAAACATTTAGAGAAGCAGGATATCCCATTCGTCATTTAGATAATACGAGTAGCACCGAAGAAAGAAAAGAAATTTTACATTGGTTCAAACATGCACCCGATGCAATTTTGACCTCTGTTGGAATTCTTACTACGGGTTTTGATGAACCTACAGTTGAAACAATTATCCTTAATAGAGCAACTAAGTCATTGACTTTATACTATCAAATGATTGGTCGTGGTTCTCGTAAATTACCTAAAAAGGATGAGTTTTCAGTAATCGATTTAGGAAATAATGCAGCTCGATTTGGACTTTGGAGTGAACCTGTCAACTGGCAACATATTTTTAAATCACCTGAATTTTACCTTGAAAATTTACGTGAGGATTCGGAAATCGAATTACATTTTAAATACACGATGCCACCAGAATTGCGTGCAAAATTCAGCAAAACGGCAGATGTGGGTTTTGATGTGGATGAAGAACACAAACTAGCTATTGCTCAAAATTCACGTTCTAAGGTAGTTCTTGAAAAATCTTTGGATCAGCATGCGGGAATGTGTGTGGATAATACTGAGGAATTGAGGGATGCTAGAATGTTATCCAAAGAGCTTGCTGCCGATATAGAATGTCGTATCAAACGTTATTCTAAATGTTTGAGTCAGTGTAGTAAAAACTACCGTGAATGGTTAGTTGAAGATTACACCTTGAAATTAACCTTATTAATAGGTAAAAAATACAGAGAGAAAATATTACGTGAAATAGAAGAAGAGGAAGAAGAAGAAAATGAAAATGAAGATTAA
- a CDS encoding DEAD/DEAH box helicase: MPKQFLDLGISAPILKAITELNIVEPTEIQQKTIPLLLSNTTDVVGIAKTGTGKTAAFGLPLLQLIDTNNSAVQAVILAPTRELGHQIFKNLELFVKYSPEISIAATCGGIPIKPQMERLQSTTHIVVATPGRLIDLLERKAIDLSATSFLVLDEADEMVTILKESLDIIVAALPKVHKTILFSATMPGTIKQLIQNYLNKNVVQVSANMETIGNQGIDHQYIVVDPIEKLDVLMHFLNSKEGERGIIFCKTKAAVNKLAKNLAINRFSSGAIHGSLSQGIRDRIMEQFREGHINILVATDLAARGIDVKEVSYVVNYHLPDVYEAYVHRSGRTARAGAKGLSLTVLQQEEVKEIADFEKELGIKFNLFQKPSETSIENNNTLLWAKQIFKTKPNHDVDSELKSKIKTIFHHLTKDELVEKILANYLLQNKNTPTEKPVKKLKKN, encoded by the coding sequence ATGCCAAAACAATTCTTAGATTTAGGAATTTCAGCACCAATTCTAAAAGCAATTACCGAATTGAACATTGTTGAACCTACAGAAATTCAACAAAAAACAATTCCGTTACTTTTAAGCAACACTACTGATGTAGTGGGAATTGCTAAAACAGGAACTGGTAAAACTGCCGCGTTTGGATTACCATTGTTGCAACTTATTGATACAAATAATTCAGCCGTTCAAGCTGTAATTTTAGCACCAACTAGAGAATTAGGTCACCAAATTTTCAAGAACTTAGAGTTATTTGTTAAATATTCGCCTGAAATTTCAATTGCAGCTACTTGCGGTGGAATTCCTATCAAACCACAAATGGAACGATTACAATCCACGACTCATATTGTGGTTGCTACTCCGGGACGTTTAATTGATTTGCTAGAACGTAAAGCAATTGATTTATCAGCAACTTCATTTTTAGTCCTTGATGAGGCTGATGAGATGGTAACTATTTTAAAAGAAAGTTTAGATATAATAGTTGCTGCTTTGCCCAAGGTACACAAAACCATTCTATTCTCAGCAACTATGCCTGGAACAATTAAACAATTGATTCAGAATTACTTGAATAAGAATGTGGTGCAAGTAAGTGCTAATATGGAAACAATAGGGAATCAAGGAATTGATCACCAATATATTGTAGTAGATCCCATTGAAAAACTAGATGTTTTGATGCATTTTTTAAATAGCAAAGAAGGAGAAAGAGGAATTATCTTTTGTAAAACCAAAGCTGCGGTTAATAAATTAGCTAAAAATTTAGCAATTAATCGTTTTTCATCAGGTGCTATTCATGGAAGTTTGAGCCAAGGAATTCGTGATAGAATCATGGAACAATTTCGTGAAGGACATATCAATATATTAGTTGCAACAGATTTAGCAGCTAGAGGAATTGATGTCAAAGAAGTATCTTATGTGGTTAATTATCATTTGCCAGATGTGTATGAAGCCTATGTACACCGAAGTGGTCGTACAGCTAGAGCAGGAGCAAAGGGACTTTCGTTAACGGTATTACAACAAGAAGAAGTAAAAGAAATAGCTGATTTTGAAAAAGAATTGGGAATTAAATTCAATCTTTTTCAGAAACCATCAGAAACTAGTATTGAAAATAATAACACCTTATTATGGGCAAAACAAATTTTTAAAACTAAACCGAATCACGATGTTGATTCTGAATTAAAATCGAAAATTAAAACCATTTTTCATCATTTAACCAAAGATGAATTGGTAGAAAAAATTTTAGCTAATTATTTGCTGCAAAATAAAAACACACCCACAGAGAAACCTGTAAAAAAATTAAAAAAGAACTAA
- a CDS encoding NAD(P)/FAD-dependent oxidoreductase: protein MEIVIIGGGFAGMNVAKELLNQDGVHVTLVDKNNYNFFPPLIYQVATAYLEPSSISYPFRKFFAGKKNLQFRLGEFQEVIPAENKVILSNGELFYDQLIFATGAETSYFGMENVKKNAIPMKTLNDAIVMRNTLLKNLEKAAITKDIRKRRKLLTVVVAGGGPTGVEISGMFAEMRKNIFLKEYPELGTTASNIYLVDGASALLTPMSKKSQEDTYKAITELGVIVKLNNNVVDYVDDTVYFANGETIQTKNLIWAAGVTAREFKGISTDCYGRGKRLKTDPYNKIEGTENIYAIGDTCIQFNDPSFAQGHPQVAQVAIQQGINLAKNFKLKLNNKVLVPFIYNDKGAMAIIGKNKAVVDLPKPEMHFKGFFAWIIWLFIHLISLITYRNKVKTFYNWMVAYFSKDNSLRMIIRPDKKAPKTVTEI, encoded by the coding sequence ATGGAAATCGTAATTATCGGAGGTGGTTTTGCAGGAATGAATGTTGCAAAAGAGCTATTAAATCAAGATGGAGTTCATGTAACTTTAGTTGATAAAAATAACTACAATTTTTTTCCACCCCTTATATATCAAGTTGCAACAGCTTATTTAGAGCCTTCAAGTATTAGTTATCCTTTTCGTAAATTTTTTGCAGGTAAGAAGAATTTACAATTTCGTTTAGGTGAATTTCAAGAAGTTATTCCAGCCGAAAATAAAGTTATTTTAAGTAATGGTGAATTGTTTTACGATCAATTGATTTTTGCTACGGGCGCTGAAACCAGTTATTTTGGAATGGAGAACGTTAAAAAGAACGCCATCCCAATGAAAACATTGAATGATGCTATTGTCATGCGTAATACTTTGTTGAAAAATTTAGAAAAAGCTGCAATTACCAAGGATATTCGAAAAAGACGTAAATTATTAACAGTTGTTGTAGCGGGTGGTGGTCCTACTGGAGTTGAAATATCAGGAATGTTTGCTGAAATGCGTAAGAATATTTTTTTGAAAGAGTATCCAGAATTAGGAACAACAGCTAGTAATATTTATTTAGTTGACGGTGCTTCAGCTTTGTTAACCCCGATGAGTAAAAAATCTCAAGAAGATACATATAAAGCGATTACAGAACTTGGAGTTATAGTAAAATTAAATAATAATGTAGTGGATTATGTAGATGACACTGTATATTTTGCTAATGGAGAAACAATTCAAACTAAAAATTTAATTTGGGCTGCAGGTGTTACCGCTAGAGAATTTAAAGGAATATCTACAGATTGTTATGGTCGCGGAAAACGTTTAAAAACAGACCCTTATAATAAAATCGAGGGTACTGAAAACATTTATGCTATTGGAGATACTTGTATTCAGTTTAATGATCCAAGTTTTGCTCAAGGACATCCACAAGTTGCACAAGTAGCAATTCAACAAGGAATTAATTTAGCTAAAAATTTCAAGCTAAAATTAAATAACAAAGTGTTAGTACCTTTTATCTATAATGATAAAGGAGCCATGGCAATTATTGGGAAAAATAAAGCAGTTGTTGATTTACCCAAACCTGAAATGCATTTCAAAGGGTTCTTTGCCTGGATAATTTGGTTATTTATTCACTTAATTTCATTGATAACGTATAGAAATAAAGTGAAAACATTCTATAACTGGATGGTAGCTTATTTTTCAAAAGACAATTCATTACGAATGATTATTAGACCCGATAAAAAAGCACCAAAAACTGTGACGGAAATATAA
- a CDS encoding multidrug effflux MFS transporter yields the protein MIKSNKFKTILILGSLTALGPFSIDMYLPGFSGIAKDLDTSVANVAMTLSSYFIGISAGQLLYGPLLDRYGRKTPLFVGLLVYIFASLGCIFVTDIDTFIGLRFIQAVGSCAATVTSITMVRDLFPVKEIPKVFSMLMLVVGLSPMLAPTVGGYVTAGFGWQAVFFILMLLGLIILAAAQLGLPNTYIPDESISLKPKPIIHNFLKVLREPQFYTYAFTGAISFSGLFTYVAASPILFMDIYEVDAKTYGWIFAFMSVSFIGASQLNSLLLRKFSSEQMVFTALATQSLISIVFLITALNNLLGLYETIALLFLFLGCLGISNPNTTGLTLAPFTKNTGSASALMGAIQLGLGAIASFAVSAFVTDSIVPMVMIMSTTTITALMILQIGKKTIKIKK from the coding sequence ATGATAAAGTCTAATAAATTCAAAACAATTTTAATTTTAGGGTCACTTACCGCTCTTGGTCCATTCTCTATAGACATGTATTTACCTGGTTTTTCAGGAATTGCAAAAGACCTGGATACCAGTGTAGCTAACGTTGCCATGACTTTATCTAGTTATTTTATTGGAATTTCAGCGGGACAATTACTGTATGGACCTCTATTAGATCGTTATGGTAGAAAAACCCCACTATTTGTTGGCTTATTAGTTTATATATTCGCTTCTTTGGGATGTATTTTTGTAACAGATATAGATACTTTTATAGGATTACGGTTTATTCAAGCAGTTGGAAGTTGCGCAGCTACTGTAACATCAATTACAATGGTCAGAGATTTGTTTCCTGTTAAAGAGATACCAAAAGTATTTTCAATGTTAATGCTCGTTGTAGGACTATCTCCAATGCTAGCTCCTACTGTAGGAGGTTATGTAACGGCAGGATTTGGTTGGCAAGCCGTATTTTTTATTTTAATGCTTCTTGGTTTAATAATCTTGGCTGCGGCACAATTAGGATTACCAAACACTTACATTCCAGATGAGTCCATTTCGTTAAAGCCAAAACCTATAATCCATAATTTTCTAAAGGTCCTTAGAGAACCTCAGTTTTACACTTATGCTTTTACTGGTGCAATTTCCTTTTCGGGTTTATTTACATACGTAGCAGCCTCTCCTATTCTTTTTATGGATATCTATGAGGTTGATGCTAAAACTTATGGATGGATTTTTGCTTTTATGTCTGTCAGTTTTATTGGAGCCAGCCAACTTAATTCACTTTTATTAAGGAAATTCTCAAGTGAACAAATGGTCTTTACTGCTTTAGCAACTCAATCCCTTATTAGTATTGTTTTTTTAATTACAGCTCTCAATAACTTATTAGGATTGTATGAAACTATTGCTTTATTATTTTTATTTTTAGGATGTTTAGGTATTTCAAACCCAAATACTACAGGGCTTACCTTGGCCCCTTTTACCAAAAATACAGGAAGTGCATCTGCATTGATGGGAGCCATACAATTAGGTTTAGGAGCAATTGCTTCTTTTGCTGTAAGTGCATTTGTAACTGACTCTATAGTTCCTATGGTTATGATCATGTCAACTACCACAATTACTGCATTAATGATACTCCAAATTGGAAAAAAAACTATTAAAATCAAGAAGTAG
- a CDS encoding KTSC domain-containing protein, with product MKKIVEYRKLLNVDKTVQLKDLKTIYRNSMKDAHPDKFQGDDAGLKEAEENSKKIIEAYHFLVSINPETIKANLPEYTETTTTATITDYKFVEGRLIVNFSNGSVYEYISVPKATYVKMVNAESPGRFAKRHIFNAFPYRKTINQD from the coding sequence ATGAAAAAAATAGTTGAATACCGCAAACTACTTAATGTAGATAAAACAGTACAATTAAAAGATCTAAAAACCATTTATCGTAATTCGATGAAAGATGCACATCCTGATAAGTTTCAAGGTGATGATGCGGGTCTTAAAGAAGCAGAAGAAAATAGTAAAAAAATTATTGAAGCTTACCATTTTTTAGTGAGTATCAATCCTGAAACTATCAAAGCTAATTTACCTGAATATACTGAAACTACTACTACTGCAACCATTACAGATTATAAATTTGTAGAAGGTAGATTAATCGTTAATTTTTCTAATGGTAGTGTATATGAATATATCAGTGTACCAAAAGCAACCTATGTAAAAATGGTTAATGCTGAATCTCCAGGTCGTTTTGCTAAAAGACATATTTTCAATGCTTTTCCTTACAGAAAAACAATCAATCAAGATTAA
- a CDS encoding response regulator — protein MIKKTIWVVDDDPIYKIIMKKIINKSELFSSISTFSDGKEAFTALNKSLENNCNIPDIILLDIEMPIMDGWGFMDEIAKINPQLMRNIPIYISSSSIAADDKEKAKNNKLILGYMSKPIKLEDLVLIANNN, from the coding sequence ATGATAAAGAAAACAATTTGGGTAGTTGATGATGATCCCATTTACAAAATTATTATGAAAAAAATAATTAATAAATCAGAATTATTTTCTTCAATATCTACTTTTTCTGATGGTAAAGAAGCTTTTACTGCTCTTAATAAATCGTTAGAAAACAACTGTAATATACCTGACATTATATTATTAGACATTGAAATGCCAATAATGGACGGCTGGGGCTTCATGGATGAAATTGCAAAAATCAACCCTCAATTAATGCGTAATATACCCATTTACATTTCCAGTTCTTCTATTGCAGCGGATGACAAAGAAAAAGCAAAAAATAATAAATTAATCCTGGGCTATATGTCAAAACCAATAAAACTTGAAGATTTAGTTTTAATAGCTAATAATAATTAG